From Methylopila sp. M107, a single genomic window includes:
- the fumC gene encoding class II fumarate hydratase encodes MTDTRTETDSFGPLEVRSDRYWGAQTQRSLQNFKIGGETMPKPLIRALGIIKRSAALANKDQGSLKAELADAIAAAAQEVIDGKFDDHFPLVVWQTGSGTQSNMNANEVVSNRAIENLGGELGSKKPVHPNDHVNMSQSSNDTFPTAMHIAAAEEIEKTLLPQLKHLEDALQAKATAFEHIIKIGRTHTQDATPLTLGQEFSGYVAQVRLGSERIRETLKHLYPLAQGGTAVGTGINAKIGFAEKFAEKVAEITGLPFVTAENKFEALAAHDAYVWAHGALNALAAGLFKIANDIRLLGSGPRSGLGELVLPENEPGSSIMPGKVNPTQCEALTMVCAQVFGNNATISFAGSQGHFELNVYKPVLAYNMLQSIRILGDAAVSFADNCVVGIEADETRIADLMSRSLMLVTALAPTIGYDNATKVAKTAHKNGTTLREEAVKLGFVTAEEFDRVVRPEQMIRPT; translated from the coding sequence ATGACCGACACCCGCACCGAGACCGACAGCTTCGGTCCGCTCGAGGTCCGTTCGGACAGGTATTGGGGCGCGCAGACCCAGCGCTCGCTCCAGAACTTCAAGATCGGCGGCGAGACCATGCCGAAGCCGTTGATCCGCGCGCTCGGCATCATCAAGCGGTCGGCCGCGCTCGCGAACAAGGATCAGGGCTCGCTGAAGGCCGAGCTCGCCGACGCGATCGCCGCGGCCGCGCAGGAGGTGATCGACGGCAAGTTCGACGACCACTTCCCGCTCGTCGTCTGGCAGACCGGCTCCGGCACGCAGTCGAACATGAACGCCAACGAGGTCGTCTCGAACCGCGCGATCGAAAATCTCGGCGGCGAACTCGGCTCCAAAAAGCCGGTCCATCCGAACGACCACGTTAATATGAGCCAGTCGTCCAACGACACCTTCCCGACCGCGATGCACATCGCGGCCGCGGAGGAGATCGAGAAGACGCTGCTGCCGCAGCTCAAGCACCTCGAGGACGCCCTTCAGGCGAAGGCGACCGCCTTCGAGCACATCATCAAGATCGGCCGCACCCACACCCAGGACGCCACGCCCCTGACGCTCGGCCAGGAATTCTCCGGATATGTCGCGCAGGTCCGCCTCGGCTCCGAGCGCATCCGTGAAACGCTGAAGCATCTGTATCCGCTGGCGCAGGGCGGCACGGCGGTCGGCACCGGCATCAACGCCAAGATCGGCTTCGCGGAAAAGTTCGCCGAAAAGGTCGCGGAAATCACCGGCCTGCCTTTCGTCACGGCCGAGAACAAGTTCGAGGCGCTCGCCGCCCACGACGCCTATGTCTGGGCCCATGGCGCGCTGAACGCGCTCGCCGCAGGCCTCTTCAAGATCGCGAACGACATCCGCCTGCTCGGCTCCGGCCCGCGCTCGGGGCTTGGCGAACTGGTGCTGCCGGAGAACGAGCCGGGCTCGTCGATCATGCCGGGCAAGGTCAACCCGACGCAGTGCGAAGCGCTGACGATGGTCTGCGCGCAGGTGTTCGGGAACAATGCGACGATCTCGTTCGCGGGCAGCCAGGGCCATTTCGAGCTCAACGTCTACAAGCCCGTGCTCGCCTACAACATGCTGCAGTCGATCCGCATCCTCGGCGACGCCGCGGTTTCGTTCGCGGACAATTGCGTGGTCGGGATCGAGGCGGACGAGACCCGCATCGCGGATCTCATGAGCCGCTCGCTGATGCTGGTGACGGCGCTCGCGCCGACCATCGGCTACGACAACGCCACCAAGGTCGCCAAGACCGCGCACAAGAACGGCACGACGCTGCGCGAGGAGGCCGTCAAGCTCGGTTTCGTCACGGCCGAGGAGTTCGACCGCGTCGTGCGGCCCGAACAGATGATCAGGCCGACCTGA
- a CDS encoding ClpXP protease specificity-enhancing factor SspB — protein MTETPPPAPPAQDFFRYDLLTQSALRGVVRDVLMRVSREGVPGDHHFYISFRTTDPGVRLSQRLKERYPAEMTIVLQHQFWDLDVDDDGFEVGLSFGNVPEKLAAPFRAVTGFFDPSVQFGLKFDHPDAEDDAEVEDAPPESIAPASNAPSPTEPLGEEAPGGGAQVVSLDKFRKK, from the coding sequence ATGACCGAGACGCCCCCGCCGGCCCCGCCCGCCCAGGACTTCTTCCGCTACGATCTGCTCACGCAGAGCGCGCTGCGCGGCGTGGTCCGCGACGTGCTCATGCGCGTCTCGCGCGAGGGCGTGCCGGGCGACCATCATTTCTACATCTCGTTCCGGACCACCGATCCCGGCGTGCGCCTGTCGCAGCGCCTGAAGGAGCGCTATCCGGCCGAAATGACGATCGTGCTCCAGCATCAGTTCTGGGACCTCGACGTCGACGACGACGGGTTTGAGGTCGGCCTGTCCTTCGGCAACGTGCCCGAAAAACTCGCGGCGCCGTTCCGCGCGGTGACGGGCTTCTTCGACCCGTCCGTTCAGTTCGGGCTGAAGTTCGACCATCCGGACGCCGAGGACGACGCCGAGGTCGAGGACGCCCCGCCGGAGAGCATCGCTCCGGCCTCGAACGCGCCGAGCCCGACCGAACCGTTGGGCGAAGAAGCGCCGGGCGGCGGCGCGCAGGTCGTCAGCCTCGACAAGTTCCGCAAGAAGTAG
- a CDS encoding cytochrome c biogenesis protein CcdA: MAATLGLAFLAGLLSLLSPCTLPIAPIAVAAAATEHRLGPVALAAGVALSFVAVGLFIATIGFSLGLDERIFRSVAAMMMIAVGVVLLAPAAQARLATAAAPAGAWAGDRLDLVSRAGLTGQFVVGLLLGAVWSPCVGPTLGAASVLASRSENLGQVALTMTAFGIGAALPLLSIGLVSREALARWRGGLARFGRGGRIALGAALLVAGLAVLTGLDKVVETALVEISPDWLTRLTTSI; the protein is encoded by the coding sequence ATGGCTGCCACGCTCGGCCTCGCCTTCCTTGCCGGCCTGCTCTCGCTGCTTTCGCCCTGCACGCTGCCGATCGCGCCGATCGCGGTCGCGGCCGCCGCGACCGAGCATCGTCTCGGCCCCGTGGCGCTCGCGGCCGGCGTCGCGCTGTCCTTCGTCGCGGTCGGCCTGTTCATCGCGACGATCGGGTTCTCGCTCGGGCTGGACGAGCGCATTTTTCGCAGCGTCGCCGCCATGATGATGATCGCGGTCGGCGTCGTGCTGCTCGCGCCAGCGGCGCAGGCGCGGTTGGCCACCGCAGCGGCGCCAGCGGGCGCATGGGCGGGCGATCGGCTCGACCTCGTCTCGCGCGCGGGGCTGACCGGCCAGTTCGTCGTCGGGCTGCTGCTCGGCGCGGTGTGGAGCCCTTGCGTCGGGCCGACGCTCGGCGCGGCCTCGGTGCTCGCCTCGCGATCCGAAAACCTCGGACAGGTCGCCCTCACCATGACGGCGTTCGGGATCGGAGCGGCGCTGCCGCTGCTGTCGATCGGCCTCGTTTCGCGAGAAGCGCTCGCGCGCTGGCGGGGCGGACTGGCCCGGTTCGGACGCGGCGGCAGGATCGCGCTCGGCGCGGCGCTGCTGGTCGCGGGACTCGCTGTCCTGACGGGCCTCGACAAGGTCGTGGAGACCGCGCTCGTCGAGATTTCTCCGGACTGGCTGACCCGGCTCACCACCAGCATCTGA
- a CDS encoding thioredoxin family protein, with amino-acid sequence MIARRTCLALIAFASVCSGAIAAPAAKPFDKKAFDASIAAGGPVVVHVSAPWCVICRAQHPILDRLRDQPRFQQFELYEVDFDNDKPSVRAVGARLQSTVIVYNRGKEIARTVGDREEGWIEDLFEKAL; translated from the coding sequence ATGATCGCCAGACGCACCTGCCTTGCGCTGATCGCATTCGCCTCGGTCTGCTCAGGCGCAATCGCAGCGCCTGCGGCCAAGCCCTTCGACAAAAAAGCCTTCGACGCCTCGATCGCAGCCGGCGGACCGGTCGTGGTGCATGTCTCGGCGCCCTGGTGCGTGATCTGCCGCGCGCAGCACCCGATCCTCGACCGCCTGCGCGACCAACCGCGCTTTCAACAATTCGAGCTCTACGAGGTCGATTTCGATAACGACAAGCCGTCCGTCCGCGCGGTCGGCGCGCGGCTGCAGAGCACGGTAATCGTTTACAATCGCGGCAAGGAAATCGCGCGCACGGTCGGCGACCGCGAGGAAGGCTGGATCGAGGACTTGTTCGAGAAGGCGCTCTAG
- a CDS encoding NADPH-dependent F420 reductase: protein MTIAVIGTGKMGSGIAKLLAAKGEKIVIGARDPAKAAALAAEIGGGAEGGGIEAAVKLADVAILAVWYQQLEETVRAAGDLTGKILVDISNPITEDFKGLRIGHTTSAAEELQALAPNATVVKAFNTIFSELLPAEAREGRDPVQAFVAADDEAAKRKVSDIAAKGGFQPVDAGPLANARYIEPLGEMTIWFAFFLGWGPTAAPAWVKS from the coding sequence ATGACAATCGCAGTCATCGGAACGGGAAAGATGGGCTCAGGCATCGCGAAGCTGCTCGCGGCCAAAGGCGAAAAGATCGTCATCGGCGCGCGCGATCCGGCCAAGGCCGCGGCGCTCGCGGCCGAGATCGGCGGCGGCGCCGAGGGCGGCGGGATCGAGGCGGCGGTGAAACTCGCCGACGTGGCGATCCTCGCGGTCTGGTACCAGCAGCTCGAGGAGACGGTGCGGGCGGCCGGGGACCTGACGGGCAAGATCCTGGTCGACATCTCGAACCCGATCACCGAGGACTTCAAGGGCCTTCGGATCGGCCACACCACCTCCGCGGCCGAGGAGCTCCAGGCGCTCGCGCCGAACGCCACGGTCGTGAAGGCGTTCAACACGATCTTCTCAGAACTGCTGCCGGCGGAGGCCCGCGAGGGACGCGATCCCGTCCAGGCGTTCGTCGCCGCCGACGACGAGGCCGCGAAGAGGAAGGTCTCCGATATCGCCGCGAAGGGCGGTTTCCAGCCGGTCGACGCGGGCCCGCTGGCGAATGCGCGCTACATCGAGCCGCTCGGCGAAATGACGATCTGGTTCGCCTTCTTCCTCGGTTGGGGTCCGACCGCCGCGCCGGCATGGGTCAAGAGCTGA
- a CDS encoding LysR family transcriptional regulator translates to MDRLAAMEVFAEVAETGSFVGAADAAGISPAMVGKHMRQLEEHLGVKLINRTTRRQSLTDAGKDFLERTRIVLAEVEAAEALAAESRARPRGELRINAPFTFGTHALSPLLPDYMAENPEVTVRLTLSDRIVDLVDEGYDCVFRVGALADSTLVARKLRPLRFTVCASPAYLKARGAPERPDDLIEHDCLGFADSPLANAWRLSGPDGDVVVPIRPRFSVNSGQALRQAALSGLGIILQAEELTRQDLVDGRLVRVLKDWEPERPPMHLLFAPDRRLTPKLRSFIEFAAARFS, encoded by the coding sequence ATGGATCGACTCGCCGCCATGGAGGTCTTTGCGGAGGTCGCCGAGACCGGATCGTTCGTCGGCGCCGCGGATGCGGCAGGGATCTCTCCCGCGATGGTCGGCAAGCACATGCGCCAGCTCGAGGAGCATCTTGGCGTCAAGCTCATCAACCGCACGACGCGGCGCCAGAGCCTCACCGACGCCGGCAAGGACTTTCTGGAGCGCACGCGGATCGTGCTGGCCGAGGTCGAGGCCGCCGAAGCGCTCGCCGCCGAGAGCCGCGCGCGTCCGCGCGGCGAACTCCGGATCAACGCGCCCTTCACCTTCGGCACGCACGCGCTCTCGCCCCTGCTGCCGGACTACATGGCGGAAAACCCGGAGGTGACCGTCAGGCTGACGCTCAGCGATCGCATCGTAGACCTCGTGGACGAGGGCTATGATTGCGTTTTCCGGGTCGGGGCGCTCGCCGACAGCACGCTCGTCGCGCGCAAGCTCCGGCCGCTGAGGTTCACGGTCTGCGCGTCGCCCGCCTATCTCAAGGCGCGGGGCGCGCCCGAGCGTCCGGACGACCTCATCGAACACGACTGCCTCGGCTTCGCGGACTCGCCGCTGGCGAACGCCTGGCGTCTCTCCGGCCCGGACGGAGACGTCGTCGTCCCGATCCGGCCTCGATTTTCGGTGAACAGCGGGCAGGCGCTCCGGCAGGCTGCGCTGTCAGGCCTCGGGATCATCCTGCAGGCCGAGGAACTCACCCGGCAGGACCTTGTCGACGGCCGGCTTGTCCGGGTGCTGAAGGATTGGGAGCCCGAGAGGCCGCCGATGCATCTGCTGTTCGCGCCCGATCGGCGCCTCACGCCCAAGCTGCGCTCGTTCATCGAGTTCGCGGCCGCGCGGTTCTCGTGA
- a CDS encoding MFS transporter, which yields MTTASQCVAPADLAATESPSPLIPVTAPYGAAIAQIALGMGGLAIGTGEFASMGVLPQVADSVGKSIPVTGHMISAYALGVTVGAPVIAIAMARAPRRALLIGLMLFYLAGNALSALAPDYLSVVAARFIAGLPHGAYFGVAMLFAASMVPLNKRAQAVGNVLLGLSIANVVGVPLATWLGQAFGWRTTFVAVAALSALTAILIRLATPEVRPSSEASPMRELGALKKPQVWLTLGVAAVGFGGIFAVYSYITPTLTNVAGMPLGMVPAMLSVLGLGMIAGNIAGGWLADRALKATMVGCLIWSAAVLGLFTIASANPWAAGVNLFLIGGCIAMGPALQTRLMDVAGDAQTLAAALNHSAFNVANALGAWLGGVAIAAGYGWTSPGWVGLVLALGGLVILLVSLGLDRRESRLDVR from the coding sequence ATGACGACCGCATCCCAATGCGTCGCGCCGGCCGACCTCGCCGCGACCGAATCCCCCTCTCCGCTGATCCCTGTCACCGCTCCCTACGGCGCGGCGATCGCGCAGATCGCGCTCGGCATGGGCGGTCTCGCGATCGGCACAGGCGAGTTCGCCTCGATGGGCGTGCTGCCGCAGGTCGCCGACAGCGTGGGCAAATCGATTCCCGTCACCGGCCACATGATTTCGGCCTATGCGCTCGGCGTCACGGTCGGCGCGCCGGTAATCGCGATCGCCATGGCGCGCGCGCCGCGCCGGGCGCTGCTGATCGGACTCATGTTGTTCTATCTCGCGGGCAACGCCCTGAGCGCGCTCGCGCCGGACTATCTTTCGGTCGTCGCGGCCCGCTTCATCGCCGGCCTGCCGCACGGCGCCTATTTCGGCGTCGCCATGCTGTTCGCGGCCTCCATGGTGCCGCTCAATAAGCGCGCGCAGGCGGTCGGCAACGTGCTGCTGGGCCTCAGCATCGCGAATGTCGTCGGCGTGCCGCTCGCGACTTGGCTCGGTCAGGCCTTCGGCTGGCGGACGACCTTCGTGGCGGTGGCGGCGCTGTCGGCGCTCACCGCGATCCTGATCCGTCTCGCGACCCCGGAGGTGCGCCCCTCCTCCGAGGCGAGCCCGATGCGAGAGCTCGGCGCGCTGAAGAAGCCGCAGGTCTGGCTGACGCTCGGCGTCGCCGCCGTCGGCTTCGGCGGCATCTTCGCGGTCTATTCCTACATCACCCCGACTCTCACGAACGTCGCCGGCATGCCGCTCGGCATGGTGCCGGCGATGCTGTCCGTGCTCGGCCTCGGCATGATCGCGGGCAATATCGCGGGCGGCTGGCTCGCCGACAGGGCGCTCAAGGCCACCATGGTCGGCTGCCTGATCTGGAGCGCCGCGGTGCTCGGCCTGTTCACCATCGCTTCCGCCAATCCTTGGGCGGCGGGCGTGAACCTCTTCCTGATCGGCGGCTGCATCGCGATGGGGCCGGCGCTTCAGACGCGGCTGATGGACGTCGCGGGCGACGCCCAGACGCTCGCTGCCGCGCTCAACCACTCCGCCTTCAACGTCGCGAACGCGCTCGGCGCATGGCTCGGCGGCGTCGCGATCGCGGCCGGCTATGGCTGGACGTCGCCCGGCTGGGTCGGCCTCGTGCTGGCGCTCGGCGGTCTTGTGATCCTGCTGGTCTCGCTCGGCCTCGACCGCCGCGAAAGTCGCCTCGACGTGCGATAG
- a CDS encoding thymidylate synthase, protein MQAYHDLLRRILDEGAVKDDRTGTGTLSVFGAQMRFDLTQGFPLVTTKRLHIKSIVHELIWFLKGDTNVRYLQENGVTIWDEWADQNGDLGPVYGRQWRSWAAPDGRTIDQFADVLTELKRNPSSRRLVISAWNPVDLPDMALAPCHCLFQFFVADGRLSCQLYQRSADVFLGVPFNIASYALLTHLVAREAGLGVGDFVHTLGDAHLYVNHVEQAREQLSREPRALPTLRLNPAVRSIFDVRFEDISIEGYDPHPAIKAPIAV, encoded by the coding sequence ATGCAAGCCTATCACGACCTCCTGCGCCGCATCCTCGATGAGGGCGCTGTCAAGGACGACCGCACCGGCACCGGCACGCTCTCGGTGTTCGGCGCGCAGATGCGCTTCGACCTGACGCAAGGCTTTCCGCTCGTCACCACCAAGCGGCTGCACATCAAGTCGATCGTCCACGAGCTGATCTGGTTCCTGAAGGGCGACACCAATGTTCGCTACCTGCAGGAGAACGGCGTCACCATCTGGGACGAGTGGGCCGACCAGAACGGCGACCTCGGCCCGGTCTACGGCCGGCAGTGGCGCTCGTGGGCCGCGCCGGACGGGCGGACGATCGACCAGTTCGCGGATGTTCTCACGGAGCTCAAGCGCAATCCGTCGTCCCGCCGGCTCGTGATCTCGGCCTGGAACCCGGTGGACCTGCCCGACATGGCGCTCGCGCCCTGCCATTGCCTGTTCCAGTTCTTCGTCGCCGACGGGCGGCTCTCCTGCCAGCTCTACCAGCGGTCTGCCGACGTCTTTCTGGGCGTGCCCTTCAATATCGCGTCCTATGCGCTGCTGACCCATCTCGTGGCGCGGGAGGCCGGGCTTGGGGTCGGCGACTTCGTTCACACGCTCGGCGACGCGCATCTCTACGTGAACCATGTCGAGCAGGCCCGCGAGCAGCTGTCGCGCGAACCGCGGGCGCTGCCGACGCTGCGGCTCAATCCGGCGGTGCGGTCGATCTTCGACGTGAGGTTCGAGGACATTTCGATCGAGGGCTACGACCCGCATCCCGCGATCAAGGCGCCGATCGCGGTTTGA
- a CDS encoding GNAT family N-acetyltransferase, which produces MSVSIRSAVPSDAALILAFVRELADYEKLAHEVVADEAALTDALFGSNPRVFCDIAEQDGAPAGFALWFHTFSTFEGRHGIHLEDLFVRPRFRGAGVGRALVERLARRCVDEGLARLEWSVLKWNAPAISFYESLGAVAMDGWTVYRTHGAALARLSGQAASRAGRRAGDEDGTR; this is translated from the coding sequence TTGAGCGTTTCGATCCGCTCAGCCGTTCCCAGCGACGCCGCTTTGATCCTCGCCTTCGTTCGCGAACTCGCGGATTATGAAAAGCTCGCGCACGAGGTCGTGGCGGACGAGGCGGCGCTTACTGACGCGCTGTTCGGCTCAAATCCGCGTGTGTTCTGCGACATCGCCGAGCAGGACGGCGCGCCGGCCGGGTTCGCGCTGTGGTTTCATACCTTCTCGACCTTCGAGGGCCGGCATGGGATCCATCTCGAGGATCTGTTCGTCCGCCCGCGGTTTCGCGGGGCGGGCGTCGGGCGCGCGCTCGTCGAGCGCCTGGCGCGGCGCTGCGTCGACGAGGGTCTGGCGCGGCTCGAATGGTCGGTGCTGAAATGGAACGCTCCGGCGATCTCGTTCTATGAGTCTCTTGGTGCCGTAGCGATGGATGGCTGGACGGTGTATCGCACGCATGGGGCCGCGCTCGCGCGACTCAGCGGTCAAGCAGCATCGCGCGCTGGGCGGCGCGCCGGGGACGAGGACGGGACGAGATGA
- a CDS encoding dihydrofolate reductase, with product MSIPIALVAAVAQNRVIGRDNGLPWRLSSDLKRFKEVTIGKPLIVGRKNHEAIGRPLPGRETIVMTRDRGYAPAGVHVAHDVADAIGLAEALAEEMGADEIICAGGGEVYQLFMAKAVRLRLTEVEAEPEGDVLFPPFDDAHWREVFSERHARGPRDEYAFTYRDLVRIRSG from the coding sequence GTGAGCATTCCGATCGCGCTGGTCGCGGCCGTCGCGCAAAACCGCGTGATCGGCCGCGACAACGGACTGCCCTGGCGTCTGTCGAGCGACCTCAAGCGGTTCAAGGAGGTCACGATCGGCAAGCCGCTGATCGTCGGCCGCAAGAACCACGAGGCGATCGGCCGGCCGCTGCCGGGCCGCGAAACTATCGTGATGACGCGCGACCGCGGATACGCGCCGGCGGGCGTCCACGTCGCGCACGACGTCGCGGACGCCATCGGGCTCGCGGAAGCGCTCGCCGAGGAGATGGGCGCGGACGAGATCATCTGCGCGGGCGGCGGCGAGGTCTACCAGCTGTTCATGGCGAAGGCCGTGCGGCTCCGGCTGACCGAGGTCGAGGCCGAACCCGAGGGCGACGTTTTGTTTCCGCCGTTTGACGACGCGCACTGGCGCGAGGTGTTCAGCGAGCGACACGCGAGAGGCCCGCGCGACGAATATGCCTTCACCTACCGCGATCTTGTGCGAATCCGCAGCGGCTGA
- a CDS encoding protease modulator HflK, producing MPWSNQSGGGGGGGPWNNKPGGPWGQGPQKPSGGGGPQPPDLDEMLRRAQERFKGVIPGGGGGSRGALALVAVALIAWGLSGFYRVEPDEEGIVLTFGKFTGTTQSGLNYHLPYPIQTVLTPKVTTQNSIEVGMRSSPGSRASTREVAQESLMLTGDGNIVDVNFSVVWVIKPADGAAGKPSGAANYLFKLQNPEGTIKAVAESAMREVVGRSKLQQILTEGTPDTDVAAQPTAPGAPVVEPVQPKEDVQSAAVTAAAVRELMQKTLNAYDSGVDIAQVQLQKIAPPGDVIAAFREVQVAQADRIRATNDAQAYANRVVPEARGKATQTVQGAEGFKTAAVAEAQGQASRFTQVVTEYKKAPDVTRERLFIETMERVFGAVDKVIIDSKAAGQGVVPYLPLEQQPVRPGLRSPAP from the coding sequence ATGCCCTGGAGCAACCAGAGCGGCGGCGGCGGAGGCGGCGGTCCGTGGAACAATAAGCCGGGCGGCCCCTGGGGGCAGGGCCCGCAGAAGCCGAGCGGCGGCGGCGGTCCTCAGCCGCCGGATCTCGACGAGATGCTGCGCCGCGCGCAGGAGCGCTTCAAGGGCGTGATCCCGGGCGGCGGCGGCGGTAGCCGCGGCGCGCTCGCGCTTGTGGCGGTCGCGCTGATCGCGTGGGGCCTGTCGGGCTTCTACCGGGTCGAGCCGGACGAGGAGGGCATCGTGCTCACCTTCGGCAAGTTCACCGGCACCACCCAGTCGGGCCTGAACTACCATCTGCCCTATCCGATCCAGACGGTGCTGACCCCGAAGGTCACCACGCAGAACTCGATCGAGGTCGGCATGCGCTCGAGCCCCGGCAGCCGGGCCTCGACCCGCGAGGTCGCGCAGGAAAGCCTGATGCTGACCGGCGACGGCAACATCGTCGACGTCAACTTCTCGGTCGTCTGGGTGATCAAGCCCGCCGACGGCGCCGCGGGCAAGCCGAGCGGGGCCGCGAACTACCTGTTCAAGCTGCAGAACCCGGAAGGCACCATCAAGGCGGTCGCGGAAAGCGCGATGCGCGAGGTTGTCGGCCGTTCCAAGCTCCAGCAGATCCTGACCGAAGGCACGCCCGACACCGACGTCGCGGCCCAGCCGACGGCCCCGGGCGCGCCAGTGGTCGAGCCGGTTCAGCCGAAGGAAGACGTGCAGTCGGCCGCCGTCACCGCGGCCGCCGTGCGTGAGTTGATGCAGAAGACGCTGAACGCCTACGACAGCGGCGTCGACATCGCGCAGGTGCAGCTGCAGAAGATCGCGCCTCCAGGCGACGTCATCGCCGCGTTCCGCGAGGTGCAGGTGGCCCAGGCCGACCGCATCCGCGCCACCAACGACGCGCAGGCCTACGCAAACCGGGTGGTCCCCGAGGCTCGAGGCAAGGCGACTCAGACCGTTCAGGGCGCGGAAGGCTTCAAGACCGCGGCGGTCGCCGAGGCGCAGGGTCAGGCGTCGCGCTTTACCCAGGTGGTCACCGAATACAAGAAAGCGCCCGACGTGACGCGCGAGCGCCTGTTCATCGAGACGATGGAGCGGGTCTTTGGCGCCGTCGACAAGGTGATCATCGACAGCAAGGCCGCGGGGCAGGGCGTGGTGCCTTACCTCCCACTCGAGCAGCAGCCGGTCCGTCCGGGCCTGCGCTCGCCGGCGCCGTAA
- a CDS encoding protease modulator HflC, translated as MNRSVLGGFFAVVAVILAIVAYSSLYQINETEQGIVLRLGQPVATVTEPGIHAKMPFIESVTRIDKRILDLDLDEKEATANDSQRLVVDAFARYKINNPLRFRQAVGTVEQANIRLQNVLNDALLEAIRSNSFVQIVRDRRDQIMARIREQANREADRFGIQIVDVRIRRADLPEQNSKAVFERMKSQRLQEAAQIRARGAEEAQGITARADRDVQVVAAEATKTADMLRGEGEAEKTRILAEAYQNDAEFFGFIRRMQAYEASMKPGTRLVLSPDSQFFRYFEQSTGAQPAAPAPAR; from the coding sequence ATGAACAGAAGCGTTTTGGGCGGCTTCTTCGCCGTCGTCGCCGTGATCCTCGCGATCGTCGCTTATTCCTCCCTCTACCAGATAAACGAGACCGAGCAGGGCATCGTGCTGCGGCTCGGCCAGCCGGTCGCGACCGTCACGGAGCCCGGCATCCACGCAAAGATGCCGTTCATCGAGAGCGTGACGCGCATCGACAAGCGCATCCTCGACCTCGACCTCGACGAGAAGGAAGCGACCGCGAACGACAGCCAGCGTCTCGTGGTCGACGCCTTCGCGCGCTACAAGATCAACAACCCGCTGCGCTTCCGCCAGGCCGTCGGCACGGTCGAGCAGGCCAATATCCGCCTGCAGAACGTGCTGAACGACGCGCTGCTCGAGGCGATCCGTTCGAACAGCTTCGTGCAGATCGTCCGTGACCGCCGCGACCAGATCATGGCGCGCATCCGCGAACAGGCGAACCGCGAGGCCGACCGTTTCGGCATCCAGATCGTCGACGTGCGCATCCGTCGCGCCGACCTGCCGGAGCAGAACTCCAAGGCCGTGTTCGAGCGCATGAAGTCGCAGCGCCTGCAGGAAGCGGCGCAGATCCGCGCCCGCGGCGCCGAAGAGGCGCAGGGCATCACCGCCCGCGCCGACCGCGACGTCCAGGTGGTGGCGGCCGAGGCGACCAAGACGGCCGACATGCTGCGCGGCGAGGGCGAGGCCGAGAAGACCCGGATTCTCGCCGAGGCCTACCAGAACGACGCGGAGTTCTTCGGCTTCATCCGCCGCATGCAGGCCTATGAAGCGTCGATGAAGCCGGGCACGCGGCTGGTGCTGTCGCCCGACAGCCAGTTCTTCCGCTACTTCGAGCAGTCGACCGGCGCTCAACCTGCGGCGCCCGCGCCGGCGAGATGA
- a CDS encoding DUF2065 domain-containing protein codes for MSDLLVALGLVLAIEGLLFASFPGAARRAAESLLATPEGSLRLVGVVSAVIGVGIVWLIRG; via the coding sequence ATGAGCGACCTGCTCGTGGCGCTGGGCCTGGTGCTTGCGATCGAGGGCCTCCTCTTTGCAAGCTTTCCGGGCGCGGCGCGGCGGGCGGCGGAGAGCCTGCTGGCGACGCCGGAGGGGAGCCTGCGCCTCGTCGGCGTGGTCTCGGCCGTGATCGGGGTCGGGATCGTCTGGCTGATAAGAGGTTGA